A DNA window from Solanum lycopersicum chromosome 3, SLM_r2.1 contains the following coding sequences:
- the LOC101267587 gene encoding uridylate kinase PUMPKIN, chloroplastic isoform X2 yields the protein MIQNPKQLILSTFHIHTTVPKKKWNPFSMAISTSFCRPISSFNALSSPSLCYFKPLYNHLKLDPSLPLVKCCSSHIGQSPEHINGRWRRVLLKVSGEALAGDQAQNIDPKITMAIAREVAAVTRLGIEVAIVVGGGNIFRGSSWAGSSGLDRSSADYIGMLATVMNAIFLQATMESIGIPTRVQTAFRMSEVAEPYIRRRAVRHLEKGRVVIFAAGTGNPFFTTDTAAALRCAEINAEVVLKATNVDGVYDDNPKHNPNARLQDNLTYHDVISKELSVMDLTAITLCQENNIPVVVFNLNKTGNIAKAIKGERVGTLIGDTWNTEAVVS from the exons ATGATTCAAAACCCCAAACAATTGATATTATCCACATTCCACATACATACAACAGTGCCAAAGAAGAAGTGGAATCCCTTTTCCATGGCTATCTCTACATCCTTTTGCCGCCCCATTTCCTCTTTCAATGCTCTCAGTTCACCGTCTCTCTGTTACTTCAAACCCTTGTACAACCACTTGAAACTTGATCCTTCTTTGCCCCTAGTCAAGTGTTGCTCCTCTCACATTGGACAATCTCCAGAACACATCAACGGCAG ATGGCGTAGGGTACTGCTTAAAGTTAGTGGTGAGGCACTAGCAGGAGATCAAGCACAAAACATTGATCCAAAG ATCACAATGGCCATTGCGAGGGAAGTGGCAGCTGTCACTCGACTTGGCATCGAg GTTGCAATAGTTGTTGGTGGAGGTAATATTTTTCGTGGATCCTCCTGGGCAGGAAGTAGTGGACTAGATCGTTCCTCTGCTgattatattgg GATGTTGGCAACTGTAATGAATGCAATATTCTTACAAGCTACAATGGAGAGCATTGGAATCCCCACAAGAGTCCAGACTGCATTTAGAATGTCGGAAGTTGCTGAACCATATATCCGTAGAAGGGCTGTTAGGCATCTCGAGAAAGGGAGAGTAGTAATTTTTGCAGCAGGAACTGGAAATCCCTTCTTCACGACAGACACTGCTGCAGCACTGCGTTGTGCAGAGA TTAATGCTGAGGTGGTGTTGAAGGCAACAAATGTTGATGGAGTCTATGATGATAACCCTAAGCATAATCCTAATGCTCGTCTTCAGGATAACCTGACTTACCATGATGTTATTTCAAAAGAGCTCTCAGTGATGGACCTTACTGCGATTACTTTGTGCCAAGAGAATAACATTCCAG TTGTCGTTTTTAATCTCAATAAAACAGGTAACATTGCCAAAGCCATTAAAGGAGAGAGAGTTGGCACATTGATTGGTGACACATGGAATACAGAAGCAGTAGTATCTTAA
- the LOC101268455 gene encoding probable pectinesterase/pectinesterase inhibitor 51 — protein MAFGNFSLLILFLLFSLSYAIDDHHHHLPPEIREACKVSHDPSKCEASFHYHFPSKFSTLQIIYSALARSMHKLTKAQALVKDIQKSAAGNVNVTIATVNCAEGLAFSEYRFKQTANDALARGEIKDARAWMSAALGYQHGCSAGLQKVNDTSRVIQTIVLMESLIGFTSNTLGMIINFDIHGNQIGLWSPPKTERQGFWEGVTGTRMDVKGGVPSNLKPNVTVCKTGNCEYRTVQDAVNAAPNNLVSERFVIWIKTGLYDEIVRVPMAKRNLVFLGDGMGQTVITGSLNVGNMAKSGVTTFESATVGVLGDGFMARDLTIQNTAGAGAQQAVAFRSSSDRSVLENCEFLGNQDTLYVNSLRQYYKSCRIQGNVDFIFGNAAAFFQDCDILVSPRMVNPENGETNAVTAHGRIEPGQSTGFVFHNCSINGTPEYMKLYKSNPSVHKTYLGRPWKEYSRTVYIQCQFGDLINPDGWMPWSGKYALDTLYYGEFGNTGAGANGKERVPWSSQIPAQHVYSYSLQNFIQGHRWIPSCL, from the exons ATGGCATTTGGTAATTTCTCTCTGTTAATCCTCTTTTTATTATTCTCGCTCTCTTATGCCATTGATGATCACCACCACCATTTACCGCCTGAAATTCGAGAAGCTTGTAAAGTCTCACATGATCCATCAAAATGCGAGGCTTCTTTCCATTatcattttccttcaaaattctCAACCCTTCAAATAATCTATTCAGCACTAGCTCGCTCTATGCATAAACTCACCAAGGCCCAGGCCTTGGTCAAGGATATACAAAAATCTGCCGCTGGAAACGTGAATGTTACCATTGCCACAGTAAATTGTGCGGAGGGACTCGCGTTTTCAGAATACAGATTTAAGCAAACGGCTAATGATGCATTGGCAAGAGGTGAAATTAAGGACGCTCGCGCATGGATGAGCGCAGCCTTAGGGTATCAACATGGCTGCTCCGCGGGTTTACAGAAGGTGAATGACACCTCACGAGTTATACAAACTATAGTGTTAATGGAGTCATTGATTGGGTTTACTAGCAATACATTGGGGATGATAATCAATTTTGATATTCATGGGAATCAGATAGGATTATGGAGTCCGCCTAAAACTGAACGTCAAGGATTTTGGGAAGGTGTTACAGGGACCAG AATGGATGTGAAGGGAGGAGTGCCATCGAATTTGAAGCCGAATGTGACGGTTTGCAAAACAGGAAATTGTGAGTACAGGACGGTGCAGGATGCTGTGAATGCAGCGCCTAACAACTTGGTCTCTGAGAGATTTGTGATATGGATCAAGACGGGGTTGTATGATGAGATTGTTAGGGTTCCTATGGCAAAGAGGAATTTGGTGTTTTTAGGAGATGGAATGGGACAAACTGTTATTACAGGATCATTGAATGTAGGCAACATGGCCAAAAGTGGCGTCACCACTTTTGAATCTGCTACTGTCG GAGTACTTGGGGATGGATTCATGGCCAGGGATCTAACCATCCAAAACACAGCAGGTGCTGGTGCTCAACAAGCAGTAGCTTTTCGATCCAGCAGTGATCGTTCTGTACTAGAAAATTGTGAATTTCTAGGCAATCAAGACACACTCTATGTAAATTCTTTGCGCCAATATTACAAGTCATGTCGAATCCAAGGTAATGTAGACTTCATCTTTGGAAACGCGGCTGCCTTCTTCCAAGACTGTGACATCTTAGTTTCCCCTCGAATGGTAAATCCAGAGAATGGTGAAACCAATGCTGTCACTGCTCACGGTAGAATAGAGCCAGGTCAATCAACTGGTTTCGTCTTCCACAATTGTTCCATTAACGGTACTCCAGAATATATGAAGTTGTATAAGAGTAATCCTAGTGTACACAAAACTTACCTAGGAAGGCCGTGGAAGGAGTATTCGAGGACAGTTTATATACAATGTCAATTTGGGGATCTTATTAATCCTGATGGATGGATGCCTTGGAGTGGCAAATATGCTTTGGATACACTTTATTATGGAGAATTTGGAAATACAGGGGCTGGAGCCAATGGAAAAGAACGAGTGCCGTGGAGTAGCCAAATTCCAGCTCAACATGTGTATTCATACTCTCTTCAGAATTTCATTCAAGGCCATCGATGGATTCCTTCCTGTCTATGA
- the LOC101267587 gene encoding uridylate kinase PUMPKIN, chloroplastic isoform X1 has product MIQNPKQLILSTFHIHTTVPKKKWNPFSMAISTSFCRPISSFNALSSPSLCYFKPLYNHLKLDPSLPLVKCCSSHIGQSPEHINGRQPDLSPIASFGVTMTNNGTSKPSYRWRRVLLKVSGEALAGDQAQNIDPKITMAIAREVAAVTRLGIEVAIVVGGGNIFRGSSWAGSSGLDRSSADYIGMLATVMNAIFLQATMESIGIPTRVQTAFRMSEVAEPYIRRRAVRHLEKGRVVIFAAGTGNPFFTTDTAAALRCAEINAEVVLKATNVDGVYDDNPKHNPNARLQDNLTYHDVISKELSVMDLTAITLCQENNIPVVVFNLNKTGNIAKAIKGERVGTLIGDTWNTEAVVS; this is encoded by the exons ATGATTCAAAACCCCAAACAATTGATATTATCCACATTCCACATACATACAACAGTGCCAAAGAAGAAGTGGAATCCCTTTTCCATGGCTATCTCTACATCCTTTTGCCGCCCCATTTCCTCTTTCAATGCTCTCAGTTCACCGTCTCTCTGTTACTTCAAACCCTTGTACAACCACTTGAAACTTGATCCTTCTTTGCCCCTAGTCAAGTGTTGCTCCTCTCACATTGGACAATCTCCAGAACACATCAACGGCAG GCAACCTGATTTATCTCCTATAGCTTCTTTTGGTGTCACAATGACAAATAATGGAACATCTAAACCATCATATAGATGGCGTAGGGTACTGCTTAAAGTTAGTGGTGAGGCACTAGCAGGAGATCAAGCACAAAACATTGATCCAAAG ATCACAATGGCCATTGCGAGGGAAGTGGCAGCTGTCACTCGACTTGGCATCGAg GTTGCAATAGTTGTTGGTGGAGGTAATATTTTTCGTGGATCCTCCTGGGCAGGAAGTAGTGGACTAGATCGTTCCTCTGCTgattatattgg GATGTTGGCAACTGTAATGAATGCAATATTCTTACAAGCTACAATGGAGAGCATTGGAATCCCCACAAGAGTCCAGACTGCATTTAGAATGTCGGAAGTTGCTGAACCATATATCCGTAGAAGGGCTGTTAGGCATCTCGAGAAAGGGAGAGTAGTAATTTTTGCAGCAGGAACTGGAAATCCCTTCTTCACGACAGACACTGCTGCAGCACTGCGTTGTGCAGAGA TTAATGCTGAGGTGGTGTTGAAGGCAACAAATGTTGATGGAGTCTATGATGATAACCCTAAGCATAATCCTAATGCTCGTCTTCAGGATAACCTGACTTACCATGATGTTATTTCAAAAGAGCTCTCAGTGATGGACCTTACTGCGATTACTTTGTGCCAAGAGAATAACATTCCAG TTGTCGTTTTTAATCTCAATAAAACAGGTAACATTGCCAAAGCCATTAAAGGAGAGAGAGTTGGCACATTGATTGGTGACACATGGAATACAGAAGCAGTAGTATCTTAA
- the LOC101268168 gene encoding probable pectinesterase/pectinesterase inhibitor 51 codes for MASFYSVTAPLLSFLNFLFLFSTSAGNHYSHSPISKPNSFSSSSIPVEIQEACKASRDPPTCQAVLVLVQPKQLTIPQIIQSALEVSSQNLNQAQSMVKNILDVSTGNINRTNAAKVCIEVLCYSEHRLNLTAEALPRGAIKDARAWMSAAMVYQYDCWSALKYVNGTFQVNETMAFLNSLIGYSSNALGMMVNYDNLGNETGSWSPPKTERDGFWELGAGGGFTVKEFNDGVPRGLKPDVTVCKAAAGGCDYETVQQAVNSAPENGVVKRFVIWIKAGLYNEIVRVPLEKRNLVFLGDGMGKTVITGSRNVGQLGVSTYDSATVGVVGDGFMASGITIQNTAGPDTHQAVAFRSDSDLSIIENCEFLGNQDTLYAHSMRQYYKSCRIQGNVDFIFGNSATIFQDCDILVAPRQLNPEKGENNAVTAHGRIDPAQSTGFVFQNCLINGTADYMTLYYSKPKVHKNFLGRPWKEYSRTVFIHCTLEALVSTDGWMPWSDNFALSTLYYGEFKSTGPGANTTGRVPWSSQIPAEHVGSYSLQNFIQGDHWIPPSC; via the exons ATGGCGTCCTTTTACTCTGTTACAGCACCACTGCTCTCCTTCCTTAATTTCCTCTTCTTATTCTCTACCTCCGCCGGTAACCACTACAGCCATTCACCTATTTCGAAGCCTAattccttctcatcatcatcCATTCCGGTTGAGATTCAAGAAGCTTGCAAGGCCTCACGTGACCCTCCAACATGCCAGGCTGTATTGGTATTGGTCCAGCCAAAACAGTTAACTATTCCCCAAATCATCCAATCAGCCTTGGAAGTCTCTTCCCAGAACCTCAACCAGGCTCAGTCCATGGTGAAGAATATCCTCGATGTTTCCACAGGAAATATAAACCGTACAAACGCAGCAAAAGTCTGTATTGAGGTGCTCTGCTATTCGGAACACAGATTGAATCTCACGGCTGAGGCCTTGCCACGTGGCGCGATCAAAGATGCTCGTGCCTGGATGAGCGCTGCTATGGTGTACCAGTACGACTGCTGGTCTGCTTTGAAGTACGTAAACGGAACATTTCAGGTGAATGAAACGATGGCGTTTCTCAACTCTTTGATCGGGTATAGCAGTAATGCATTAGGGATGATGGTGAATTACGACAATTTAGGGAACGAAACTGGGTCTTGGAGCCCGCCCAAGACGGAACGAGACGGGTTCTGGGAATTAGGTGCTGGTGGTGGGTTTACTGTGAAGGAATTCAACGATGGTGTACCTAGAGGACTGAAACCAGATGTGACAGTGTGCAAGGCGGCCGCTGGTGGTTGTGATTATGAGACGGTGCAGCAGGCAGTGAATTCGGCCCCCGAAAATGGAGTAGTTAAGCGGTTCGTGATATGGATCAAAGCTGGATTGTATAATGAGATAGTTCGGGTGCCATTGGAGAAGAGGAATTTGGTGTTTTTGGGTGATGGTATGGGGAAAACCGTCATTACTGGATCCAGGAATGTTGGGCAGTTGGGCGTTTCCACTTATGATTCTGCAACCGTTG GAGTTGTTGGTGATGGATTCATGGCTAGTGGTATCACAATCCAGAATACAGCAGGTCCAGATACTCACCAAGCTGTAGCATTCCGATCCGATAGTGATCTCTCCATCATTGAGAATTGTGAATTTCTTGGCAATCAGGATACCCTGTACGCCCATTCTATGCGCCAATACTACAAGTCATGCCGCATCCAAGGCAATGTAGACTTCATTTTCGGGAACTCAGCTACCATCTTCCAAGACTGTGACATCCTTGTTGCACCTCGGCAACTAAATCCAGAGAAGGGTGAGAACAATGCTGTGACAGCTCATGGAAGGATAGACCCAGCGCAATCAACTGGCTTTGTCTTCCAAAACTGTTTAATAAATGGAACTGCAGACTACATGACCTTATACTACAGCAAGCCTAAAGTACATAAAAATTTCCTCGGAAGGCCATGGAAGGAGTATTCCAGGACAGTCTTTATACATTGTACATTGGAAGCTCTTGTTAGTACTGATGGATGGATGCCTTGGAGTGACAATTTTGCTCTGAGTACTCTTTACTATGGAGAATTCAAAAGTACTGGTCCTGGAGCTAATACAACAGGACGGGTTCCATGGAGTAGCCAAATCCCAGCTGAACATGTTGGCTCATACTCTTTACAAAATTTCATTCAGGGCGATCACTGGATTCCTCCATCTTGTTGA